One Oryza sativa Japonica Group chromosome 8, ASM3414082v1 DNA window includes the following coding sequences:
- the LOC9267611 gene encoding zeaxanthin 7,8(7',8')-cleavage dioxygenase, chromoplastic isoform X3: MYTLQPRVCISSSRSSISPKAARLSHQKASTGKPYFREIQVHLSSKLGEASNAMNSTYQQLLDSFVDHTFTFKCQPLRPTESNFAPVDEIGEITRVIEIEGEIPADFPEGVYIRNGGNPLYGGLQSVSSIFGQSHNIWVEGEGMLHAVYFCKSNNSTWSISYNNRYVQSETFRIEKERQKPCFLPMTDGNPPAMLIASVLNTVWCLLLLLHRISSVIFLGLSQTFWKCYMLTVEYVQLRFRKVMKSMSNTSVFEHAGRVYAASEDDVPHEVDLHNLSTLGSWHLGGEWKLPFTAHPKVIPGSKEMVIFGINAVQPFLTVGIISEDGEKLKQKVGLKLDRCTYCHEIGVTGTYNIIIDSPLTLNPTRMLRGAPVLEFEEESYSRIGVMPHYGDADSVIWFYVEPFCTFHLVNCFEEGHEVVVRGFHVPSSAIMGPRQKNMVMDTSSQEPNEENFSRLYEWRLNLKTRTVAGKYLTSLDVALEFPVINDKFSGLRHRYAYVQVADCSACFGGGHEIARPKFIGFAKLCLEEKQNIATKQIDREDLIKVEYHQLAKNQFCSGVTFVPKAAGAHEDDGWIVSFVHDEETNISKVHIIDARNFESEPIAKIILPQRVPYGLHGAFITKRT, translated from the exons ATGTATACCCTTCAACCACGCGTATGCATCTCCAGCTCCAGGTCATCCATCTCCCCTAAAGCTGCTCGTCTATCTCATCAGAAAGCATCCACTGGAAAG CCGTATTTCAGGGAGATTCAGGTGCATCTAAGCTCCAAACTGGGAGAGGCATCAAATGCCATGAACAGTACTTACCAACAGCTGCTGGATTCATTTGTTGATCACACCTTCACATTCAAATGTCAACCTTTGCGTCCCACTGAG AGCAATTTTGCACCAGTCGACGAGATCGGGGAGATCACACGGGTTATAGAGATTGAAGGAGAGATTCCAGCAGATTTTCCTGAGGGTGTCTACATAAGAAATG GCGGAAACCCTCTCTATGGAGGCCTCCAATCTGTTAGTTCCATTTTCGGGCAGTCCCATAACATCTGGGTGGAAGGAGAAGGCATGCTCCATGCTGTATACTTCTGCAAAAGTAATAACAGCACATGGTCAATCTCGTACAATAACCGCTACGTGCAATCTGAAACATTTAGGATTGAGAAAGAACGTCAGAAACCATGCTTTCTCCCTATGACCGATGGGAACCCTCCCGCCATGCTCATCGCCTCTGTTCTTAACACAGTATGGTGCCTGCTGCTATTACTACATCGCATTTcttctgtaatttttttgggATTGTCGCAAACATTTTGGAAATGCTATATGTTGACTGTTGAGTATGTGCAGCTGAGATTCCGAAAGGTAATGAAAAGCATGAGCAACACTAGCGTGTTTGAGCATGCAGGGAGAGTTTATGCAGCATCAGAGGATGATGTTCCCCACGAGGTTGACTTGCATAACCTCAGTACACTAGGCAGCTGGCATCTCGGTGGTGAATGGAAGTTGCCATTTACAGCACACCCCAAG GTAATCCCTGGGTCAAAAGAGATGGTCATTTTCGGGATCAATGCGGTACAGCCTTTCCTAACAGTTGGCATAATCTCAG AGGATGGAGAAAAACTTAAACAAAAGGTTGGTCTCAAGCTAGACAGATGCACATATTGTCATGAAATTGGGGTCACGGGGAC GTACAACATCATCATAGATTCACCACTTACCCTCAACCCAACTAGGATGCTAAGAGGGGCTCC AGTGCTTGAGTTTGAAGAGGAAAGCTATTCAAGAATTGGGGTTATGCCCCATTACGGTGATGCAGACTCAGTAATATGGTTTTATGTAGAACCATTCTGCACATTCCATCTTGTCAATTGCTTCGAGGAAGGTCATGAG GTTGTAGTAAGGGGATTTCATGTACCAAGTTCTGCGATTATGGGTCCAAGGCAGAAGAACATGGTTATGGATACTTCCAGTCAAGAACCAAATGAAGAGAACTTTTCTCGCTTGTATGAATGGAGATTGAACCTAAAAACAAGGACTGTTGCAGGCAAATACTTAACTAGCTTAGATGTTGCCTTGGAATTCCCAGTTATCAATGATAAATTTTCTGGCCTACGCCATAGGTACGCATATGTACAAGTGGCGGATTGTTCAGCTTGTTTCGGAGGTGGTCATGAAATAG CTCGACCAAAGTTTATTGGTTTTGCAAAACTTTGTcttgaagaaaaacaaaacatagcTACTAAG CAGATAGACAGAGAAGATCTAATAAAGGTAGAGTATCATCAGCTAGCAAAAAATCAATTCTGCTCAGGAGTAACGTTTGTGCCTAAGGCAGCAGGTGCGCATGAAGATGATGGCTGGATAGTTTCATTTGTTCATGATGAGGAAACCAATATATCAAAA GTACACATCATTGACGCCCGAAACTTTGAGAGTGAACCTATAGCCAAGATAATATTACCACAAAGAGTACCCTATGGTTTGCATGGAGCATTCATTACAAAAAGAACATGA
- the LOC9267611 gene encoding zeaxanthin 7,8(7',8')-cleavage dioxygenase, chromoplastic isoform X2, protein MCIQGDQKRCHPCIPFNHAYASPAPGHPSPLKLLVYLIRKHPLEREIQVHLSSKLGEASNAMNSTYQQLLDSFVDHTFTFKCQPLRPTESNFAPVDEIGEITRVIEIEGEIPADFPEGVYIRNGGNPLYGGLQSVSSIFGQSHNIWVEGEGMLHAVYFCKSNNSTWSISYNNRYVQSETFRIEKERQKPCFLPMTDGNPPAMLIASVLNTVWCLLLLLHRISSVIFLGLSQTFWKCYMLTVEYVQLRFRKVMKSMSNTSVFEHAGRVYAASEDDVPHEVDLHNLSTLGSWHLGGEWKLPFTAHPKVIPGSKEMVIFGINAVQPFLTVGIISEDGEKLKQKVGLKLDRCTYCHEIGVTGTYNIIIDSPLTLNPTRMLRGAPVLEFEEESYSRIGVMPHYGDADSVIWFYVEPFCTFHLVNCFEEGHEVVVRGFHVPSSAIMGPRQKNMVMDTSSQEPNEENFSRLYEWRLNLKTRTVAGKYLTSLDVALEFPVINDKFSGLRHRYAYVQVADCSACFGGGHEIARPKFIGFAKLCLEEKQNIATKIDREDLIKVEYHQLAKNQFCSGVTFVPKAAGAHEDDGWIVSFVHDEETNISKVHIIDARNFESEPIAKIILPQRVPYGLHGAFITKRT, encoded by the exons ATGTGCATACAGGGAGACCAAAAACGGTGCCATCCATGTATACCCTTCAACCACGCGTATGCATCTCCAGCTCCAGGTCATCCATCTCCCCTAAAGCTGCTCGTCTATCTCATCAGAAAGCATCCACTGGAAAG GGAGATTCAGGTGCATCTAAGCTCCAAACTGGGAGAGGCATCAAATGCCATGAACAGTACTTACCAACAGCTGCTGGATTCATTTGTTGATCACACCTTCACATTCAAATGTCAACCTTTGCGTCCCACTGAG AGCAATTTTGCACCAGTCGACGAGATCGGGGAGATCACACGGGTTATAGAGATTGAAGGAGAGATTCCAGCAGATTTTCCTGAGGGTGTCTACATAAGAAATG GCGGAAACCCTCTCTATGGAGGCCTCCAATCTGTTAGTTCCATTTTCGGGCAGTCCCATAACATCTGGGTGGAAGGAGAAGGCATGCTCCATGCTGTATACTTCTGCAAAAGTAATAACAGCACATGGTCAATCTCGTACAATAACCGCTACGTGCAATCTGAAACATTTAGGATTGAGAAAGAACGTCAGAAACCATGCTTTCTCCCTATGACCGATGGGAACCCTCCCGCCATGCTCATCGCCTCTGTTCTTAACACAGTATGGTGCCTGCTGCTATTACTACATCGCATTTcttctgtaatttttttgggATTGTCGCAAACATTTTGGAAATGCTATATGTTGACTGTTGAGTATGTGCAGCTGAGATTCCGAAAGGTAATGAAAAGCATGAGCAACACTAGCGTGTTTGAGCATGCAGGGAGAGTTTATGCAGCATCAGAGGATGATGTTCCCCACGAGGTTGACTTGCATAACCTCAGTACACTAGGCAGCTGGCATCTCGGTGGTGAATGGAAGTTGCCATTTACAGCACACCCCAAG GTAATCCCTGGGTCAAAAGAGATGGTCATTTTCGGGATCAATGCGGTACAGCCTTTCCTAACAGTTGGCATAATCTCAG AGGATGGAGAAAAACTTAAACAAAAGGTTGGTCTCAAGCTAGACAGATGCACATATTGTCATGAAATTGGGGTCACGGGGAC GTACAACATCATCATAGATTCACCACTTACCCTCAACCCAACTAGGATGCTAAGAGGGGCTCC AGTGCTTGAGTTTGAAGAGGAAAGCTATTCAAGAATTGGGGTTATGCCCCATTACGGTGATGCAGACTCAGTAATATGGTTTTATGTAGAACCATTCTGCACATTCCATCTTGTCAATTGCTTCGAGGAAGGTCATGAG GTTGTAGTAAGGGGATTTCATGTACCAAGTTCTGCGATTATGGGTCCAAGGCAGAAGAACATGGTTATGGATACTTCCAGTCAAGAACCAAATGAAGAGAACTTTTCTCGCTTGTATGAATGGAGATTGAACCTAAAAACAAGGACTGTTGCAGGCAAATACTTAACTAGCTTAGATGTTGCCTTGGAATTCCCAGTTATCAATGATAAATTTTCTGGCCTACGCCATAGGTACGCATATGTACAAGTGGCGGATTGTTCAGCTTGTTTCGGAGGTGGTCATGAAATAG CTCGACCAAAGTTTATTGGTTTTGCAAAACTTTGTcttgaagaaaaacaaaacatagcTACTAAG ATAGACAGAGAAGATCTAATAAAGGTAGAGTATCATCAGCTAGCAAAAAATCAATTCTGCTCAGGAGTAACGTTTGTGCCTAAGGCAGCAGGTGCGCATGAAGATGATGGCTGGATAGTTTCATTTGTTCATGATGAGGAAACCAATATATCAAAA GTACACATCATTGACGCCCGAAACTTTGAGAGTGAACCTATAGCCAAGATAATATTACCACAAAGAGTACCCTATGGTTTGCATGGAGCATTCATTACAAAAAGAACATGA
- the LOC9267611 gene encoding zeaxanthin 7,8(7',8')-cleavage dioxygenase, chromoplastic isoform X1, with the protein MCIQGDQKRCHPCIPFNHAYASPAPGHPSPLKLLVYLIRKHPLEREIQVHLSSKLGEASNAMNSTYQQLLDSFVDHTFTFKCQPLRPTESNFAPVDEIGEITRVIEIEGEIPADFPEGVYIRNGGNPLYGGLQSVSSIFGQSHNIWVEGEGMLHAVYFCKSNNSTWSISYNNRYVQSETFRIEKERQKPCFLPMTDGNPPAMLIASVLNTVWCLLLLLHRISSVIFLGLSQTFWKCYMLTVEYVQLRFRKVMKSMSNTSVFEHAGRVYAASEDDVPHEVDLHNLSTLGSWHLGGEWKLPFTAHPKVIPGSKEMVIFGINAVQPFLTVGIISEDGEKLKQKVGLKLDRCTYCHEIGVTGTYNIIIDSPLTLNPTRMLRGAPVLEFEEESYSRIGVMPHYGDADSVIWFYVEPFCTFHLVNCFEEGHEVVVRGFHVPSSAIMGPRQKNMVMDTSSQEPNEENFSRLYEWRLNLKTRTVAGKYLTSLDVALEFPVINDKFSGLRHRYAYVQVADCSACFGGGHEIARPKFIGFAKLCLEEKQNIATKQIDREDLIKVEYHQLAKNQFCSGVTFVPKAAGAHEDDGWIVSFVHDEETNISKVHIIDARNFESEPIAKIILPQRVPYGLHGAFITKRT; encoded by the exons ATGTGCATACAGGGAGACCAAAAACGGTGCCATCCATGTATACCCTTCAACCACGCGTATGCATCTCCAGCTCCAGGTCATCCATCTCCCCTAAAGCTGCTCGTCTATCTCATCAGAAAGCATCCACTGGAAAG GGAGATTCAGGTGCATCTAAGCTCCAAACTGGGAGAGGCATCAAATGCCATGAACAGTACTTACCAACAGCTGCTGGATTCATTTGTTGATCACACCTTCACATTCAAATGTCAACCTTTGCGTCCCACTGAG AGCAATTTTGCACCAGTCGACGAGATCGGGGAGATCACACGGGTTATAGAGATTGAAGGAGAGATTCCAGCAGATTTTCCTGAGGGTGTCTACATAAGAAATG GCGGAAACCCTCTCTATGGAGGCCTCCAATCTGTTAGTTCCATTTTCGGGCAGTCCCATAACATCTGGGTGGAAGGAGAAGGCATGCTCCATGCTGTATACTTCTGCAAAAGTAATAACAGCACATGGTCAATCTCGTACAATAACCGCTACGTGCAATCTGAAACATTTAGGATTGAGAAAGAACGTCAGAAACCATGCTTTCTCCCTATGACCGATGGGAACCCTCCCGCCATGCTCATCGCCTCTGTTCTTAACACAGTATGGTGCCTGCTGCTATTACTACATCGCATTTcttctgtaatttttttgggATTGTCGCAAACATTTTGGAAATGCTATATGTTGACTGTTGAGTATGTGCAGCTGAGATTCCGAAAGGTAATGAAAAGCATGAGCAACACTAGCGTGTTTGAGCATGCAGGGAGAGTTTATGCAGCATCAGAGGATGATGTTCCCCACGAGGTTGACTTGCATAACCTCAGTACACTAGGCAGCTGGCATCTCGGTGGTGAATGGAAGTTGCCATTTACAGCACACCCCAAG GTAATCCCTGGGTCAAAAGAGATGGTCATTTTCGGGATCAATGCGGTACAGCCTTTCCTAACAGTTGGCATAATCTCAG AGGATGGAGAAAAACTTAAACAAAAGGTTGGTCTCAAGCTAGACAGATGCACATATTGTCATGAAATTGGGGTCACGGGGAC GTACAACATCATCATAGATTCACCACTTACCCTCAACCCAACTAGGATGCTAAGAGGGGCTCC AGTGCTTGAGTTTGAAGAGGAAAGCTATTCAAGAATTGGGGTTATGCCCCATTACGGTGATGCAGACTCAGTAATATGGTTTTATGTAGAACCATTCTGCACATTCCATCTTGTCAATTGCTTCGAGGAAGGTCATGAG GTTGTAGTAAGGGGATTTCATGTACCAAGTTCTGCGATTATGGGTCCAAGGCAGAAGAACATGGTTATGGATACTTCCAGTCAAGAACCAAATGAAGAGAACTTTTCTCGCTTGTATGAATGGAGATTGAACCTAAAAACAAGGACTGTTGCAGGCAAATACTTAACTAGCTTAGATGTTGCCTTGGAATTCCCAGTTATCAATGATAAATTTTCTGGCCTACGCCATAGGTACGCATATGTACAAGTGGCGGATTGTTCAGCTTGTTTCGGAGGTGGTCATGAAATAG CTCGACCAAAGTTTATTGGTTTTGCAAAACTTTGTcttgaagaaaaacaaaacatagcTACTAAG CAGATAGACAGAGAAGATCTAATAAAGGTAGAGTATCATCAGCTAGCAAAAAATCAATTCTGCTCAGGAGTAACGTTTGTGCCTAAGGCAGCAGGTGCGCATGAAGATGATGGCTGGATAGTTTCATTTGTTCATGATGAGGAAACCAATATATCAAAA GTACACATCATTGACGCCCGAAACTTTGAGAGTGAACCTATAGCCAAGATAATATTACCACAAAGAGTACCCTATGGTTTGCATGGAGCATTCATTACAAAAAGAACATGA
- the LOC9267611 gene encoding carotenoid 9,10(9',10')-cleavage dioxygenase isoform X5 translates to MCIQGDQKRCHPCIPFNHAYASPAPGHPSPLKLLVYLIRKHPLEREIQVHLSSKLGEASNAMNSTYQQLLDSFVDHTFTFKCQPLRPTESNFAPVDEIGEITRVIEIEGEIPADFPEGVYIRNGGNPLYGGLQSVSSIFGQSHNIWVEGEGMLHAVYFCKSNNSTWSISYNNRYVQSETFRIEKERQKPCFLPMTDGNPPAMLIASVLNTVWCLLLLLHRISSVIFLGLSQTFWKCYMLTVEYVQLRFRKVMKSMSNTSVFEHAGRVYAASEDDVPHEVDLHNLSTLGSWHLGGEWKLPFTAHPKVIPGSKEMVIFGINAVQPFLTVGIISEDGEKLKQKVGLKLDRCTYCHEIGVTGTYNIIIDSPLTLNPTRMLRGAPVLEFEEESYSRIGVMPHYGDADSVIWFYVEPFCTFHLVNCFEEGHEVVVRGFHVPSSAIMGPRQKNMVMDTSSQEPNEENFSRLYEWRLNLKTRTVAGTHMYKWRIVQLVSEVVMK, encoded by the exons ATGTGCATACAGGGAGACCAAAAACGGTGCCATCCATGTATACCCTTCAACCACGCGTATGCATCTCCAGCTCCAGGTCATCCATCTCCCCTAAAGCTGCTCGTCTATCTCATCAGAAAGCATCCACTGGAAAG GGAGATTCAGGTGCATCTAAGCTCCAAACTGGGAGAGGCATCAAATGCCATGAACAGTACTTACCAACAGCTGCTGGATTCATTTGTTGATCACACCTTCACATTCAAATGTCAACCTTTGCGTCCCACTGAG AGCAATTTTGCACCAGTCGACGAGATCGGGGAGATCACACGGGTTATAGAGATTGAAGGAGAGATTCCAGCAGATTTTCCTGAGGGTGTCTACATAAGAAATG GCGGAAACCCTCTCTATGGAGGCCTCCAATCTGTTAGTTCCATTTTCGGGCAGTCCCATAACATCTGGGTGGAAGGAGAAGGCATGCTCCATGCTGTATACTTCTGCAAAAGTAATAACAGCACATGGTCAATCTCGTACAATAACCGCTACGTGCAATCTGAAACATTTAGGATTGAGAAAGAACGTCAGAAACCATGCTTTCTCCCTATGACCGATGGGAACCCTCCCGCCATGCTCATCGCCTCTGTTCTTAACACAGTATGGTGCCTGCTGCTATTACTACATCGCATTTcttctgtaatttttttgggATTGTCGCAAACATTTTGGAAATGCTATATGTTGACTGTTGAGTATGTGCAGCTGAGATTCCGAAAGGTAATGAAAAGCATGAGCAACACTAGCGTGTTTGAGCATGCAGGGAGAGTTTATGCAGCATCAGAGGATGATGTTCCCCACGAGGTTGACTTGCATAACCTCAGTACACTAGGCAGCTGGCATCTCGGTGGTGAATGGAAGTTGCCATTTACAGCACACCCCAAG GTAATCCCTGGGTCAAAAGAGATGGTCATTTTCGGGATCAATGCGGTACAGCCTTTCCTAACAGTTGGCATAATCTCAG AGGATGGAGAAAAACTTAAACAAAAGGTTGGTCTCAAGCTAGACAGATGCACATATTGTCATGAAATTGGGGTCACGGGGAC GTACAACATCATCATAGATTCACCACTTACCCTCAACCCAACTAGGATGCTAAGAGGGGCTCC AGTGCTTGAGTTTGAAGAGGAAAGCTATTCAAGAATTGGGGTTATGCCCCATTACGGTGATGCAGACTCAGTAATATGGTTTTATGTAGAACCATTCTGCACATTCCATCTTGTCAATTGCTTCGAGGAAGGTCATGAG GTTGTAGTAAGGGGATTTCATGTACCAAGTTCTGCGATTATGGGTCCAAGGCAGAAGAACATGGTTATGGATACTTCCAGTCAAGAACCAAATGAAGAGAACTTTTCTCGCTTGTATGAATGGAGATTGAACCTAAAAACAAGGACTGTTGCAG GTACGCATATGTACAAGTGGCGGATTGTTCAGCTTGTTTCGGAGGTGGTCATGAAATAG
- the LOC4345405 gene encoding iron-sulfur assembly protein IscA-like 2, mitochondrial, translating into MAASSSSSRPLLRRVAALLGGRVRASHRLLSSSPSSSSAAAAATERASPPSPADPDTVHMTDGCIRRLKELHAKEPPSEGKMLRLSVEAGGCSGFQYSFSLDDKKNSDDRIFEKEGVKLVVDDVSYDFVKGATVDYEEELIRSAFVVSTNPSAVGGCSCKSSFMVN; encoded by the exons AtggccgcgtcgtcgtcgtcgtcccgtcCCCTGCTCCGCCGCGTCGCGGCCCTCCTCGGCGGCCGCGTGCGCGCCAGCCACCGccttctctcctcctcgccgtcctcctcctccgccgccgccgcagcaaccgagagggcgtcgccgccgtcgcccgcagACCCGGATACCGTGCACATGACGGATGGCTGCATCCGA AGATTAAAAGAATTACATGCTAAAGAACCACCTTCTGAAGGTAAGATGCTGCGATTAAGTGTTGAAGCTGGTGGATGTTCTGGATTCCAATATTCTTTCTCTCTTGATGACAAGAAAAACTCAGATGATCG GATCTTTGAGAAAGAAGGTGTTAAATTGGTTGTGGACGATGTCTCATATGACTTTGTGAAAGGTGCCACTGTGGATTATGAGGAAGAACTTATACGCTCCGCATTCGTG GTATCAACAAATCCTAGTGCAGTTGGGGGCTGCAGTTGCAAGAGTTCTTTTATGGTCAATTAG
- the LOC9267611 gene encoding carotenoid 9,10(9',10')-cleavage dioxygenase isoform X4: MCIQGDQKRCHPCIPFNHAYASPAPGHPSPLKLLVYLIRKHPLEREIQVHLSSKLGEASNAMNSTYQQLLDSFVDHTFTFKCQPLRPTESNFAPVDEIGEITRVIEIEGEIPADFPEGVYIRNGGNPLYGGLQSVSSIFGQSHNIWVEGEGMLHAVYFCKSNNSTWSISYNNRYVQSETFRIEKERQKPCFLPMTDGNPPAMLIASVLNTLRFRKVMKSMSNTSVFEHAGRVYAASEDDVPHEVDLHNLSTLGSWHLGGEWKLPFTAHPKVIPGSKEMVIFGINAVQPFLTVGIISEDGEKLKQKVGLKLDRCTYCHEIGVTGTYNIIIDSPLTLNPTRMLRGAPVLEFEEESYSRIGVMPHYGDADSVIWFYVEPFCTFHLVNCFEEGHEVVVRGFHVPSSAIMGPRQKNMVMDTSSQEPNEENFSRLYEWRLNLKTRTVAGKYLTSLDVALEFPVINDKFSGLRHRYAYVQVADCSACFGGGHEIARPKFIGFAKLCLEEKQNIATKQIDREDLIKVEYHQLAKNQFCSGVTFVPKAAGAHEDDGWIVSFVHDEETNISKVHIIDARNFESEPIAKIILPQRVPYGLHGAFITKRT, encoded by the exons ATGTGCATACAGGGAGACCAAAAACGGTGCCATCCATGTATACCCTTCAACCACGCGTATGCATCTCCAGCTCCAGGTCATCCATCTCCCCTAAAGCTGCTCGTCTATCTCATCAGAAAGCATCCACTGGAAAG GGAGATTCAGGTGCATCTAAGCTCCAAACTGGGAGAGGCATCAAATGCCATGAACAGTACTTACCAACAGCTGCTGGATTCATTTGTTGATCACACCTTCACATTCAAATGTCAACCTTTGCGTCCCACTGAG AGCAATTTTGCACCAGTCGACGAGATCGGGGAGATCACACGGGTTATAGAGATTGAAGGAGAGATTCCAGCAGATTTTCCTGAGGGTGTCTACATAAGAAATG GCGGAAACCCTCTCTATGGAGGCCTCCAATCTGTTAGTTCCATTTTCGGGCAGTCCCATAACATCTGGGTGGAAGGAGAAGGCATGCTCCATGCTGTATACTTCTGCAAAAGTAATAACAGCACATGGTCAATCTCGTACAATAACCGCTACGTGCAATCTGAAACATTTAGGATTGAGAAAGAACGTCAGAAACCATGCTTTCTCCCTATGACCGATGGGAACCCTCCCGCCATGCTCATCGCCTCTGTTCTTAACACA CTGAGATTCCGAAAGGTAATGAAAAGCATGAGCAACACTAGCGTGTTTGAGCATGCAGGGAGAGTTTATGCAGCATCAGAGGATGATGTTCCCCACGAGGTTGACTTGCATAACCTCAGTACACTAGGCAGCTGGCATCTCGGTGGTGAATGGAAGTTGCCATTTACAGCACACCCCAAG GTAATCCCTGGGTCAAAAGAGATGGTCATTTTCGGGATCAATGCGGTACAGCCTTTCCTAACAGTTGGCATAATCTCAG AGGATGGAGAAAAACTTAAACAAAAGGTTGGTCTCAAGCTAGACAGATGCACATATTGTCATGAAATTGGGGTCACGGGGAC GTACAACATCATCATAGATTCACCACTTACCCTCAACCCAACTAGGATGCTAAGAGGGGCTCC AGTGCTTGAGTTTGAAGAGGAAAGCTATTCAAGAATTGGGGTTATGCCCCATTACGGTGATGCAGACTCAGTAATATGGTTTTATGTAGAACCATTCTGCACATTCCATCTTGTCAATTGCTTCGAGGAAGGTCATGAG GTTGTAGTAAGGGGATTTCATGTACCAAGTTCTGCGATTATGGGTCCAAGGCAGAAGAACATGGTTATGGATACTTCCAGTCAAGAACCAAATGAAGAGAACTTTTCTCGCTTGTATGAATGGAGATTGAACCTAAAAACAAGGACTGTTGCAGGCAAATACTTAACTAGCTTAGATGTTGCCTTGGAATTCCCAGTTATCAATGATAAATTTTCTGGCCTACGCCATAGGTACGCATATGTACAAGTGGCGGATTGTTCAGCTTGTTTCGGAGGTGGTCATGAAATAG CTCGACCAAAGTTTATTGGTTTTGCAAAACTTTGTcttgaagaaaaacaaaacatagcTACTAAG CAGATAGACAGAGAAGATCTAATAAAGGTAGAGTATCATCAGCTAGCAAAAAATCAATTCTGCTCAGGAGTAACGTTTGTGCCTAAGGCAGCAGGTGCGCATGAAGATGATGGCTGGATAGTTTCATTTGTTCATGATGAGGAAACCAATATATCAAAA GTACACATCATTGACGCCCGAAACTTTGAGAGTGAACCTATAGCCAAGATAATATTACCACAAAGAGTACCCTATGGTTTGCATGGAGCATTCATTACAAAAAGAACATGA